The following coding sequences are from one Triticum aestivum cultivar Chinese Spring chromosome 5A, IWGSC CS RefSeq v2.1, whole genome shotgun sequence window:
- the LOC123107014 gene encoding uncharacterized protein translates to MGKLARLVDGIKRRLTRKKQGEDQEAAAAACYDKVGKTESMRVEIRSRRAQELIAKNLAAADSIGHGGAKKAKKRFFAF, encoded by the coding sequence atggggaaGCTGGCGAGGCTCGTGGACGGCATCAAGAGGAGGCTGACCAGGAAGAAGCAGGGGGAGgaccaggaggcggcggcggcggcgtgctacgaCAAGGTGGGCAAGACGGAGAGCATGCGGGTGGAGATCAGGAGCCGCCGCGCGCAGGAGCTCATCGCCAAGAacctcgccgccgccgactccatcggccacggcggcgccaagaaggccaagaagcGCTTCTTCGCCTTCTGA
- the LOC123103648 gene encoding protein CHAPERONE-LIKE PROTEIN OF POR1, chloroplastic — protein MQATAASFLARPLPWPRRIGRSAYGAVEVRGGVSPLPPRLRAVRCSMSLSIGAGSSDIGDSGFSYQYAPVFRRYRERDPYKLLGVDRDASEEEIRSAKDFLVQQYAGHEASEEAIEGAYEKIIMKSYQHRKKTKINLKTKLLKRVEESPSWVKAFLGYFEVPSMDIISKRLFFFAFIAGWSIATSAENGPAFQLAISLFSCIYFLNDKMKNLLRASTTGFGVLVGGWIVGSMLVPLIPTFIIPPTWSLELLTSLVAYVFLFLGSTYLK, from the exons ATGCAGGCGACGGCCGCATCCTTCCTCGCCCGCCCCCTCCCGTGGCCCCGTCG CATTGGCAGGAGCGCGTATGGGGCGGTGGAGGTGCGCGGAGGCgtctcgccgctgccgccgcggctGCGGGCGGTACGGTGCTCTATGAGCCTCTCTATCGGCGCCGGTTCGAGCGACATCGGAGACAGCGGATTCAGCTACC AGTATGCTCCGGTCTTCCGAAGATACCGTGAGCGGGATCCCTACAAGCTTCTTGGTGTTGACCGTGATGCATCTGAAGAAGAGATCAGAAGTGCAAAAGACTTCCTAGTTCAACAGTATGCTGGTCACGAAGCAAGTGAAGAAGCTATTGAAGGTGCTTATGAAAAGATAATAATGAAGAGCTACCAGCATAGGAAGAAAACGAAAATTAATCTGAAAACCAAGCTTTTAAAGCGAGTCGAGGAATCCCCGTCATGGGTAAAGGCATTTCTTGGATACTTTGAGGTGCCATCAATGGATATTATTTCCAAAAGATTATTCTTTTTTGCTTTCATCGCTGGGTGGAGCATAGCAACTTCTGCTGAGAATGGACCTGCATTCCAG CTTGCAATATCACTCTTCTCGTGCATATACTTCCTTAATGACAAGATGAAGAACCTTCTGAGAGCATCAACTACTGG GTTTGGAGTACTTGTTGGTGGCTGGATTGTTGGTTCTATGTTGGTCCCTCTTATCCCAACATTTATCATCCCACCTACATGGTCGCTTGAGCTTCTTACCTCCTTggttgcatatgttttcttgtttcTGGGGAGCACTTACCTCAAATGA